Sequence from the Kineosporia succinea genome:
GCGTCCTGCTCAAGAGCTTCCGCGCCACCCGGGCCTGGCTGGCCCTGACCGTCGCCGTGCTGCTGTGGGAAGGGCTGGTGCGGGCGCTCGACACCCCGAAGTACGTGCTGCCCGCGCCCACCGCCATGATCGAGCAGTTCACCGAGCACCACGAGCTGTTCCTGAACGGTCTGTGGGCCACCACCCGCATGTCGCTGTACGGGCTGGCCGCCGCGATCGTCATCGGCGTGGTGCTGGGGGTGGCGATGGGCCGCAGCGCCCTGTTCGAGGAGCTGGCCTTCCCGTTCCTCAACATCATCCGGGTCATGCCCACCGTCGCGATCGCCCCGCTGCTCATCATCTGGTTCGGCCGCGGGGGCGTGCCGATCGTGATCTGCTCGTGCCTGATCGCGGTGTTCCCGATCATCGTCGATGTCGCCCACGGCCTCACCTCGGTCGACGAGGATCTGGTCAA
This genomic interval carries:
- a CDS encoding ABC transporter permease, with protein sequence MTTTEAGTDVKQPVRAVIPPESRAGVLLKSFRATRAWLALTVAVLLWEGLVRALDTPKYVLPAPTAMIEQFTEHHELFLNGLWATTRMSLYGLAAAIVIGVVLGVAMGRSALFEELAFPFLNIIRVMPTVAIAPLLIIWFGRGGVPIVICSCLIAVFPIIVDVAHGLTSVDEDLVNMMKLANASELSILLRVRIPNALPYLFSSFRVAAPGAVVGALLGEYIGSREGLGYLITVYSAQLNTAAVFVLALLSCLVGLVFFNVCVWLEKILVPWKTVVR